From the genome of Segatella hominis, one region includes:
- a CDS encoding glutamate synthase subunit beta yields MGNPKAFLTIPRKEAGYRPIHDRILDFSEVEQTLNSNDRRQQASRCMDCGVPFCHWACPLGNKAPEWNDALYKGDWELAYRLLNSTNDFPEFTGRICPALCEKACILNLMDHEPTTNREDECAIVEHAFSEDYVHVEIPERNGKTVAVIGAGPAGLVAANQLNHKGYKVTVFEARENAGGLLRYGIPNFKLNKSIIDRRLRLLEEEGIEFKYNQKIDVTKLPEGFDAYVVSTGTPTARDLKIPGRELKGVYFALELLSQQNRVLAGMEFSKDELVNCKGKDVLVIGGGDTGSDCIGTAHRQGCKSVTQIEIMPKPVEGPEDPKNPWPNWPRTLKTTSSHEEGCTRRWNINSLEFLGKNGKLTGVKVQPIDWKPNPEGGRPLMVEAGEPEIIKAEAVFLAMGFLKPQQPEFAENVFVAGDAANGASLVVRAMASGRKIAAQVDKFLTR; encoded by the coding sequence ATGGGAAATCCAAAAGCATTTTTGACTATACCTCGCAAAGAAGCAGGTTATAGACCAATTCACGATAGAATCCTCGATTTCAGCGAGGTAGAACAGACATTGAACAGCAACGACCGCCGTCAGCAGGCTTCCCGTTGCATGGATTGTGGTGTGCCTTTCTGTCACTGGGCTTGTCCATTGGGCAACAAGGCACCGGAGTGGAACGATGCGCTCTACAAGGGCGACTGGGAGTTGGCTTACCGACTCCTCAATTCCACCAACGACTTCCCAGAGTTCACAGGACGCATCTGTCCTGCACTCTGTGAGAAGGCTTGTATCTTGAATCTCATGGATCATGAACCAACCACCAACCGTGAGGATGAGTGCGCCATTGTGGAGCACGCTTTCTCTGAGGATTATGTGCATGTTGAGATTCCAGAGCGTAATGGCAAGACCGTGGCAGTCATCGGTGCCGGTCCTGCAGGATTGGTAGCTGCCAATCAGTTGAACCACAAGGGATATAAGGTAACAGTCTTTGAGGCACGTGAGAATGCCGGTGGCTTGTTGCGCTATGGTATTCCAAACTTCAAGCTCAACAAGAGTATCATCGACCGCCGCCTCCGTCTTCTCGAAGAGGAAGGCATCGAGTTCAAATACAATCAGAAGATAGATGTCACCAAGTTGCCAGAGGGCTTTGATGCCTACGTGGTATCTACGGGTACTCCTACAGCCCGCGACCTGAAGATTCCAGGACGAGAATTGAAGGGTGTATATTTCGCCCTCGAACTCCTCTCTCAGCAGAACCGAGTCCTTGCAGGCATGGAGTTCTCTAAGGATGAACTGGTCAACTGCAAGGGCAAGGATGTATTGGTTATCGGTGGTGGTGATACAGGTTCCGACTGTATCGGTACGGCTCATCGTCAGGGTTGCAAGAGTGTAACTCAGATTGAGATCATGCCTAAGCCAGTAGAGGGTCCTGAGGATCCTAAGAATCCTTGGCCAAACTGGCCTCGCACACTGAAGACTACATCCAGTCATGAGGAAGGATGTACACGTCGCTGGAACATCAATTCATTGGAGTTCCTCGGAAAGAATGGTAAGTTGACGGGTGTGAAGGTTCAGCCTATCGATTGGAAGCCAAACCCAGAGGGTGGTCGCCCATTGATGGTAGAAGCTGGAGAGCCAGAAATCATCAAGGCAGAGGCAGTATTCTTGGCCATGGGCTTCCTGAAGCCACAGCAGCCTGAGTTTGCAGAGAATGTCTTCGTGGCAGGTGATGCAGCAAATGGAGCTTCTCTGGTAGTAAGAGCTATGGCAAGCGGAAGAAAGATTGCAGCTCAGGTAGATAAGTTCCTGACTCGATAA